From one Lolium rigidum isolate FL_2022 chromosome 4, APGP_CSIRO_Lrig_0.1, whole genome shotgun sequence genomic stretch:
- the LOC124705470 gene encoding UPF0098 protein CPn_0877/CP_0992/CPj0877/CpB0906-like: MAQESLRLVCPPVTHHEGRLPRQYTLEGQGAKKDISPPLEWYGVPDGTRSLALVVQDVDAPDPERPVVPWTHWVLANISPELKGLPEGFSGAGGNANADSGVQEGINDWKQPGWRGPVPDSLGHRIQFRIYALDDVLSLGNKVTVDKVMEAIDGHVLGEAELTAVFMG; encoded by the exons ATGGCGCAGGAGAGCCTGAGGCTGGTGTGCCCGCCGGTGACGCACCACGAGGGGCGGCTGCCGCGGCAGTACACGCTGGAGGGGCAGGGCGCCAAGAAGGACATCTCGCCGCCGCTGGAGTGGTACGGCGTGCCCGACGGCACGCGCTCGCTGGCGCTGGTGGTGCAGGACGTCGACGCGCCGGACCCGGAGCGCCCCGTCGTGCCCTGGACGCACTGGGTGCTCGCCAACATCTCCCCCGAGCTCAAGGGCCTCCCCGAGGGCTTCTCCGGCGCCGGGGGCAACGCAAACGCCGACAGCGGCGTCCAGGAGGGCATCAACGACTGGAAGCAGCCGGGGTGGCGCGGGCCCGTGCCGGACTCCCTCGGCCACCGCATCCAGTTCAGGATCTACGCCCTCGACGACGTGCTCAGCCTCGGCAACAAG GTGACTGTTGATAAGGTCATGGAGGCCATCGACGGGCACGTCCTGGGCGAGGCAGAGCTCACAGCCGTGTTCATGGGGTAG